A DNA window from Christiangramia salexigens contains the following coding sequences:
- a CDS encoding DUF389 domain-containing protein — translation MTETKNSGKPEKNTKDSELAENAKQIRQNAKSFFGALLDIRDDTDRDSTVEAVKKDISFKGHNAWILIFSIFVASIGLNVGSTAVVIGAMLISPLMGPIVGVGMAVATNDVDTLRRSFVNLGIMVGLSVLTASIYFFISPVKEENPELIARTYPTILDVLVAIFGGLALIVAKTKKGTIASVILGVAIATALMPPLCTVGYGLANGKWEFAIGALYLFSINAVFIALSTFVVVKLLGFPLVRYANSRRRKRIAQIASTIAIIVMIPSVILFVNLLKQQVFESKAKDFLKETVQYSGTETIKYNNNFQDRRIDVYLIGNTVPQGAIDTWRERMKEIEALKETELIVHQGSNQAQDMNKLSTELRSGILEDLYVKNQEVLEDRDKRIKLLESELSKYRGDAFSFVDLSKEAKINYENIAEIGYSNLITTNFDKTDTIPTFTVSWKTGLSNNQLKQQQEKFEEWMKLRLKLDTLAVKNVR, via the coding sequence ATGACAGAGACTAAAAATTCAGGAAAGCCTGAAAAGAACACCAAAGATTCGGAACTGGCAGAAAATGCCAAGCAAATTCGGCAAAATGCAAAGAGCTTTTTCGGAGCCTTGCTGGATATAAGGGATGATACCGACAGAGATTCTACAGTAGAAGCGGTTAAGAAAGATATATCCTTTAAGGGCCATAATGCCTGGATTCTTATTTTCTCAATTTTCGTTGCTTCCATTGGATTGAATGTGGGTAGTACTGCCGTAGTAATTGGTGCGATGCTTATTTCTCCATTAATGGGACCAATTGTTGGCGTTGGTATGGCTGTAGCCACAAACGATGTGGATACTCTTAGGCGATCTTTTGTCAATTTAGGGATAATGGTAGGCTTAAGTGTTCTTACTGCTTCTATTTACTTCTTTATTTCGCCTGTTAAGGAAGAGAACCCTGAATTAATTGCAAGAACTTACCCAACAATTCTGGATGTGCTTGTAGCGATCTTTGGTGGGCTGGCACTTATTGTGGCTAAAACAAAAAAAGGCACAATAGCGAGTGTGATATTAGGTGTTGCGATTGCTACAGCTCTTATGCCTCCGCTGTGTACGGTAGGGTATGGTCTGGCTAATGGAAAATGGGAATTTGCTATAGGTGCTCTTTATTTGTTCTCCATAAATGCAGTGTTTATTGCACTTTCTACCTTTGTAGTGGTGAAATTATTAGGGTTTCCACTGGTTCGTTATGCCAATAGCAGAAGACGTAAAAGAATTGCACAGATCGCTTCCACGATTGCAATTATAGTTATGATCCCAAGTGTAATTTTATTTGTGAATTTACTGAAACAGCAGGTTTTTGAAAGTAAAGCGAAGGACTTTTTAAAAGAGACTGTACAGTATTCTGGAACAGAAACCATAAAGTATAATAATAACTTCCAGGATAGAAGAATAGATGTTTATCTAATTGGAAATACGGTTCCGCAGGGAGCGATAGATACCTGGAGGGAAAGAATGAAAGAGATCGAAGCTTTAAAAGAAACAGAATTGATCGTTCATCAGGGTTCAAATCAAGCTCAGGATATGAATAAGCTATCCACAGAGCTTCGAAGCGGTATATTGGAGGATCTTTATGTAAAAAACCAGGAAGTGCTTGAGGATAGAGATAAACGAATTAAACTTCTGGAAAGTGAATTGAGCAAATATCGTGGTGATGCCTTTAGTTTTGTTGATCTGAGCAAGGAGGCAAAGATCAATTATGAGAACATTGCAGAGATAGGATATTCGAACCTTATAACAACCAATTTTGATAAAACAGATACGATTCCCACGTTTACGGTAAGCTGGAAAACCGGTCTAAGTAATAATCAACTAAAGCAGCAGCAGGAGAAATTTGAAGAATGGATGAAGTTAAGATTGAAACTGGATACCCTCGCCGTTAAAAACGTTAGATAA
- a CDS encoding glycosyltransferase family 2 protein gives MKIYIVIPAHNEGNFIGNTLESLVNQTKKPDRLIVVDDNSSDNTSRIAQTYAERYPFIELIKSKSSKEHAPGSKVINAFYKGYYHLDEDFDVICKFDADLIFPPNYLSRISEYFEKDTSAGMVGGFCSIKKNNKWVPESLTGKDHIRGALKAYSKHCFFQIGKLKPAMGWDTADELLARFHGWKVVTDESLLVKHLRPTGMNYREHSGRKQGEAFYRLRYGTLLSIIASAKLAAMKMNPFAFLHYLSGYLKAKSEKRPFLVSEEEGRFIRKLRWANIRKKLV, from the coding sequence TTGAAGATCTACATCGTCATACCTGCACACAACGAAGGGAATTTCATAGGAAACACTCTTGAATCACTGGTAAATCAAACAAAAAAACCAGACAGGCTTATCGTTGTAGATGATAACTCTTCAGATAATACCTCAAGAATAGCACAAACATACGCCGAGCGCTATCCATTTATCGAGCTTATAAAAAGTAAATCCTCTAAGGAACACGCTCCAGGAAGCAAGGTTATCAACGCATTTTACAAAGGTTATTACCATTTAGATGAAGACTTTGACGTGATCTGCAAATTTGATGCAGACCTCATTTTCCCTCCGAATTACCTCAGCAGAATTTCCGAATATTTCGAAAAAGACACTTCAGCAGGAATGGTTGGTGGCTTCTGCAGCATTAAGAAGAATAATAAATGGGTGCCAGAATCTCTAACTGGTAAAGATCATATTAGAGGCGCTCTAAAAGCTTATAGCAAGCATTGTTTTTTCCAGATAGGCAAACTAAAACCCGCAATGGGCTGGGATACCGCCGATGAGCTGTTGGCACGTTTTCATGGATGGAAGGTAGTTACAGATGAAAGTCTTCTTGTAAAACACCTGAGACCTACAGGAATGAATTATCGCGAACATTCGGGCAGGAAGCAGGGAGAAGCCTTTTACAGACTTCGTTATGGCACCCTGTTAAGTATTATAGCTTCAGCTAAGCTTGCAGCCATGAAGATGAACCCATTTGCTTTCTTGCATTATTTGTCCGGTTACCTTAAGGCTAAAAGTGAAAAACGGCCCTTCCTAGTTTCAGAAGAAGAAGGCCGCTTTATTAGAAAATTACGCTGGGCGAATATCAGAAAGAAGTTAGTCTGA
- a CDS encoding SprT-like domain-containing protein, producing MKEILVKYLPANAVEPVSELIKMNSVHLKIVNERVTRHGDYRRMPDGSQQITINANLNKYRFLITTIHEIAHLIAFEKYGRLIKPHGSEWKHCFRSLMLPFIRPEIFPGNLLPVIANHFRNPKASSDTDANLSVALKSYDPENDKNYIFEIPAGSVFKIHNGKKFKKGPKKIKRYECLELDTGRIYLFQPNAEVHLLKV from the coding sequence ATGAAAGAGATCTTAGTTAAATATTTACCGGCTAATGCTGTGGAGCCTGTATCTGAACTGATAAAGATGAATTCTGTTCATTTAAAGATCGTTAATGAGCGGGTGACACGTCATGGGGATTACAGAAGGATGCCCGATGGTTCACAACAGATCACTATAAATGCAAACCTCAATAAATATCGATTTCTGATAACAACTATTCATGAGATCGCACATTTGATTGCATTTGAGAAATATGGAAGGCTTATCAAGCCGCATGGATCTGAATGGAAACATTGTTTCAGAAGTTTAATGTTGCCGTTCATAAGACCGGAAATCTTCCCTGGGAACTTGTTGCCGGTAATTGCCAATCATTTTCGGAATCCAAAAGCAAGCAGTGATACCGATGCTAATTTATCTGTAGCTTTGAAATCCTATGATCCTGAAAATGATAAAAATTATATTTTCGAGATTCCCGCGGGTAGTGTATTTAAAATACACAATGGGAAAAAGTTTAAAAAAGGACCGAAAAAAATAAAGCGTTATGAGTGTCTGGAATTGGACACGGGAAGGATCTATTTATTTCAGCCTAACGCAGAGGTTCATTTATTAAAGGTGTGA
- the pafA gene encoding alkaline phosphatase PafA, protein MKRYFLALSLLIFILPLRAQVVEEKPKLVIGIVVDQMRYDYLTRFWDKFEEGGFKRLVNKGYNFKNNHFNYVPTYTGPGHASVFTGTTPAYHGVISNSWYDKFEKQEVYCASDYSVESVGTETRAGKMSPHRMKSTSFADENRLHTQMKGKTIGIALKDRGAILPAGHAANAAYWFKGGEEGNWITSSYYMNELPDWVSEFNDSDIAGSYLKTWNTLKNIDTYTESGDDHNNFEFGFNGKETATFPYDLKKIAPENANYEIIKATPFGNDLTVEFAKAAIKGEKLGSDNITDVLTLSFSSTDYVGHNFGVNSKEIQDTYMRLDLALADLLNYLDKQVGEDNYTLFLTADHGGVDVPSYLNSKKIPAGYFNEAKFREEFESFITNKFDSDSLIENISNSQIFLNYEMVKKKKLNVAEVETEIAHYLLQQEDISRVFTRSQLESGSYVEGIGELVQNGFNQKRSGDIIFVLDPGYIIYPETGSTHGSGFAYDTHAPLLFYGKGIKHGSTTERSEIIDIAPTISALLGIAFPNASTGKPLNIMLDSK, encoded by the coding sequence ATGAAACGATACTTTTTAGCCTTAAGTCTTTTGATCTTTATTTTACCTCTTAGAGCGCAGGTTGTAGAAGAGAAACCAAAGCTTGTGATTGGAATTGTAGTAGACCAAATGCGTTATGACTACTTAACCCGTTTTTGGGATAAGTTCGAAGAGGGAGGATTTAAAAGGTTGGTAAATAAAGGGTATAACTTTAAAAACAATCATTTTAATTATGTGCCAACCTATACCGGGCCTGGGCATGCCTCTGTATTTACGGGTACGACTCCCGCCTATCATGGAGTGATTAGTAACAGTTGGTATGATAAATTTGAAAAGCAGGAGGTGTACTGTGCCTCAGACTATTCAGTTGAATCTGTTGGAACAGAGACCAGAGCTGGAAAAATGTCACCACACAGGATGAAATCTACCAGTTTTGCTGATGAGAATCGTCTTCACACCCAAATGAAGGGTAAAACAATTGGAATTGCACTTAAGGACAGGGGGGCAATTCTTCCTGCAGGTCATGCGGCTAATGCTGCATACTGGTTTAAGGGTGGAGAAGAAGGTAATTGGATAACCAGCTCATATTATATGAATGAATTGCCGGACTGGGTAAGTGAATTTAATGATTCAGATATAGCAGGATCTTATCTTAAAACCTGGAATACATTAAAGAATATAGATACGTATACTGAAAGTGGTGATGATCATAATAATTTTGAGTTCGGCTTTAATGGAAAAGAAACCGCCACTTTCCCATATGACCTTAAAAAGATCGCTCCGGAAAACGCTAATTATGAAATCATAAAGGCTACTCCTTTTGGAAATGACCTTACGGTAGAGTTTGCAAAAGCTGCGATTAAAGGAGAGAAATTAGGTTCAGATAATATTACCGATGTGTTGACTCTAAGCTTTTCCAGTACCGATTATGTAGGGCATAATTTTGGAGTCAATTCCAAAGAGATTCAGGATACCTATATGCGACTTGATCTTGCGCTTGCAGATCTTTTAAACTATTTGGACAAACAGGTAGGCGAAGATAATTACACTCTGTTTTTAACTGCAGATCATGGTGGGGTAGATGTGCCTTCATATTTAAATTCAAAAAAGATTCCTGCAGGTTACTTTAATGAAGCAAAATTTAGAGAAGAGTTTGAATCTTTCATCACAAATAAATTTGATAGTGATAGTCTAATTGAAAATATCTCCAATAGTCAGATCTTTCTTAATTATGAAATGGTAAAGAAGAAGAAATTGAATGTAGCTGAAGTTGAAACTGAGATCGCACATTATTTATTGCAACAGGAAGATATATCCAGAGTGTTCACCAGAAGTCAACTGGAATCTGGATCTTACGTTGAGGGTATAGGAGAATTGGTTCAGAATGGTTTCAATCAAAAAAGGAGCGGGGATATTATTTTTGTCTTGGATCCCGGGTATATAATTTATCCTGAAACCGGTTCTACTCACGGCAGTGGGTTTGCATATGATACACATGCACCGCTTTTATTCTATGGTAAGGGTATTAAACATGGAAGCACGACAGAGCGATCGGAGATCATAGATATTGCTCCTACAATATCGGCATTACTTGGAATTGCCTTTCCAAATGCATCCACAGGAAAACCTTTAAATATTATGCTGGATAGTAAATAA
- a CDS encoding M28 family peptidase yields MRKPIFSIAINLLLVTAFSLNACSAQSPVSNSKTLVPEVSVSEIQAKLNYLSSDDLLGRETGTEGIENAAVYIEDHFKENGIKPFFKTYRDSFMIGDRKAYNIVGVLKGGNEELKNEVILIGAHYDHIGSGKEIQGDTIANGANDNASGTVGVMELARQFSKINSNGRSIIFALFSGEEMGLKGSKHLAKKMKSTGVYIYAMINLEMIGVPMKAKDYQAYITGYDISNLAEKFNEYSDGNKILGFLPQAGQLNLFKRSDNYPFYEEFNVPAQTICTFDFSNYPYYHHVDDEAEYLDAEHMADLIGKLIPGILKMTNTNEKEIKLLD; encoded by the coding sequence ATGAGAAAACCTATATTTTCTATCGCCATTAACCTGCTTCTGGTTACGGCTTTTTCGTTAAACGCTTGTTCAGCTCAGTCTCCTGTTTCAAATTCCAAAACCTTAGTTCCTGAAGTTTCAGTTTCAGAGATCCAGGCTAAGCTTAATTATCTGTCTTCAGATGATTTGTTAGGGCGGGAAACCGGAACTGAAGGAATAGAGAATGCAGCGGTTTATATTGAGGATCACTTTAAGGAAAATGGCATTAAACCTTTTTTTAAGACTTATCGTGATAGTTTTATGATTGGAGACCGTAAGGCTTATAATATTGTTGGGGTACTTAAAGGTGGTAATGAAGAGTTGAAAAATGAAGTTATTCTAATTGGAGCGCATTATGATCATATAGGCTCTGGAAAGGAAATACAGGGAGATACTATAGCTAATGGAGCCAATGATAATGCATCGGGCACAGTAGGTGTTATGGAACTGGCACGGCAGTTCAGTAAAATAAATTCCAATGGGAGAAGTATCATTTTTGCGCTTTTTTCAGGTGAAGAAATGGGATTAAAAGGTTCAAAACATCTTGCAAAAAAGATGAAATCCACGGGGGTATATATTTATGCAATGATCAACCTGGAAATGATAGGTGTGCCAATGAAAGCCAAGGACTATCAGGCATATATCACAGGATATGACATTTCAAATCTTGCCGAAAAATTTAATGAATATTCAGACGGGAATAAGATTCTTGGATTCTTACCACAGGCCGGGCAACTTAATCTTTTTAAGCGTAGCGATAATTATCCGTTTTATGAAGAGTTTAATGTGCCGGCACAAACGATCTGTACGTTTGATTTTTCTAATTATCCTTATTATCATCATGTAGACGATGAAGCTGAATATCTGGATGCAGAACATATGGCAGATCTGATAGGAAAACTTATTCCGGGTATTTTGAAAATGACGAATACAAATGAAAAAGAGATTAAATTATTAGATTGA
- a CDS encoding MlaE family ABC transporter permease: protein MTYLHSIGEYFLMLKGVFGRMTKGSVLRNLILKEINELIMGSLGIVAFLSFFIGAVVAIQTALNLNNPLIPKSLVAYAARQSVILEFAPTFISIIMAGKVGSFITSSIGSMRVTEQIDALEVMGINSQNYLIFPKIVAMLTYPFVIAISMFLGITGAYFAAVFGGFVTSDQFITGLQDEFIPFHLTYAFIKTFMFAFILATVPAYHGYYMKGGALEVGEASTTSFVWTSVVLIVTNYVVTQLLLS, encoded by the coding sequence ATGACCTACCTGCACTCCATTGGGGAATATTTTTTAATGCTTAAGGGAGTTTTTGGGCGAATGACCAAAGGATCTGTTCTACGTAATCTGATCTTAAAAGAAATCAACGAACTCATAATGGGTTCCCTTGGCATAGTCGCTTTCTTATCCTTCTTTATCGGTGCTGTAGTAGCAATTCAAACAGCCCTTAATTTAAATAACCCATTAATTCCAAAATCTCTGGTGGCTTACGCCGCAAGACAATCGGTTATACTCGAATTCGCTCCAACTTTTATTTCCATTATTATGGCAGGAAAAGTTGGCTCTTTTATTACATCGAGTATTGGTTCAATGAGGGTGACAGAACAGATCGATGCACTGGAAGTAATGGGAATTAATTCACAGAACTACCTGATATTCCCTAAGATCGTTGCGATGCTTACCTATCCATTCGTGATAGCGATTTCAATGTTCCTGGGAATCACAGGAGCTTACTTTGCAGCTGTTTTTGGTGGATTTGTAACTTCAGATCAATTTATTACAGGTTTACAGGATGAATTCATTCCGTTTCACCTCACTTATGCGTTTATAAAGACATTTATGTTCGCCTTCATTCTTGCAACAGTACCAGCTTATCACGGCTATTATATGAAAGGTGGCGCTCTTGAAGTTGGAGAAGCCTCCACGACCTCTTTCGTCTGGACCAGTGTAGTTCTAATTGTGACCAACTATGTAGTCACTCAACTCTTATTAAGTTAG
- a CDS encoding pyruvate dehydrogenase complex dihydrolipoamide acetyltransferase, translating to MAEVIKMPRLSDTMEEGVVAKWLKQKGDKIEEGDILAEIETDKATMEFESFYEGTLLHIGVEEGDGAPVDELLAIIGEEGEDISSLINGGGGDSSDKKEESKEDDSDDDSSDDDNGSDGDADVPEGVEIINMPRLSDTMEEGTVAAWLKQEGDKVEEGDILAEIETDKATMEFESFYEGTLLKIGIQEGETAKVDSLLAIIGPEGTDVSKINISGGASKAKKSSSKSEDKEESKASEDKKEQSGSQSESKDGGRIFASPLAKKMAEDRGINLSDVKGSGENGRIVKKDIENFKEADKPAETSKKATAEDSTASVQPYTPAGEESFEERKNSQMRKTIAKRLGESKFTAPHYYLTIEVDMANAMASRKHINEMPDTKVSFNDMVIKASAMALRKHPQVNSQWTGDTTKIAKHIHMGVAVAVEEGLVVPVLKYADQMSLTQIGGNVKDLAGKARDKKIQPSDMEGSTFTVSNLGMFGIVEFTSIINQPNSAILSVGTIVEKPVVKNGEIVVGNTMKLTLACDHRTVDGATGAAFLKTLKTYLENPVTMLA from the coding sequence ATGCCGCGTTTGAGCGACACCATGGAAGAAGGTGTGGTTGCAAAGTGGCTTAAGCAAAAAGGAGATAAGATAGAAGAAGGTGATATTCTTGCTGAAATCGAGACCGATAAAGCAACAATGGAATTTGAATCTTTCTATGAAGGTACTTTGCTGCATATTGGTGTTGAAGAAGGAGATGGAGCTCCGGTTGATGAGCTTCTTGCTATTATTGGAGAGGAAGGCGAAGATATTTCCAGTCTGATCAATGGCGGCGGAGGCGATTCTTCAGATAAGAAGGAAGAGTCTAAAGAAGATGATTCTGATGATGATTCTTCTGATGATGATAATGGATCTGATGGAGATGCTGATGTCCCTGAAGGAGTTGAAATTATTAACATGCCGCGTTTGAGCGATACCATGGAAGAAGGTACCGTAGCAGCATGGCTTAAGCAGGAAGGTGATAAAGTAGAAGAGGGTGACATTCTTGCCGAGATCGAAACCGATAAGGCAACTATGGAATTTGAATCTTTCTACGAAGGTACTCTTCTGAAGATTGGTATTCAGGAAGGTGAAACTGCTAAAGTAGATAGCTTACTAGCGATCATTGGCCCTGAAGGTACAGATGTTTCGAAAATAAATATTTCCGGAGGTGCTTCAAAGGCTAAAAAATCTTCTTCCAAATCTGAAGATAAGGAAGAGAGTAAGGCTTCAGAAGATAAAAAAGAGCAATCTGGTTCTCAGTCTGAATCCAAAGACGGTGGAAGAATTTTTGCATCACCTTTAGCTAAGAAAATGGCTGAAGACAGAGGTATTAACCTTTCCGATGTAAAAGGTTCAGGTGAAAACGGAAGAATCGTTAAGAAAGATATAGAGAATTTCAAAGAAGCAGATAAGCCGGCTGAAACCTCTAAAAAAGCTACTGCAGAAGATTCTACTGCCTCCGTGCAGCCTTATACTCCTGCAGGAGAAGAAAGCTTTGAGGAAAGAAAGAATTCTCAAATGCGTAAGACGATTGCAAAACGTCTTGGTGAATCTAAATTCACAGCGCCTCACTATTATCTTACGATAGAGGTTGATATGGCTAATGCTATGGCTTCGAGAAAACATATTAATGAGATGCCAGATACCAAGGTATCCTTCAATGATATGGTGATCAAAGCTTCTGCTATGGCTCTAAGAAAACATCCCCAGGTTAATAGCCAATGGACAGGTGATACTACTAAAATCGCGAAGCATATTCATATGGGCGTTGCGGTGGCTGTAGAAGAGGGACTTGTAGTGCCTGTACTTAAATATGCAGACCAAATGTCACTTACTCAAATTGGTGGGAATGTAAAAGATCTTGCCGGTAAGGCCAGAGATAAGAAGATCCAGCCGAGTGATATGGAAGGTAGTACGTTTACCGTATCTAATTTAGGTATGTTTGGTATTGTTGAATTTACGAGTATTATTAATCAGCCTAACTCAGCTATCCTTTCAGTAGGGACTATCGTTGAAAAACCGGTTGTTAAGAATGGAGAGATCGTAGTTGGAAATACTATGAAATTAACGCTTGCCTGTGATCATCGTACAGTTGATGGTGCTACGGGAGCGGCATTTTTAAAGACTCTTAAAACTTATCTGGAGAATCCGGTTACTATGCTGGCCTAA
- a CDS encoding SDR family NAD(P)-dependent oxidoreductase — translation MKNIVITGTSRGIGFEMVDVFAGMGFNVLALSRNETPVLKKALKNVKALSFDITNDKSIEEAVSYVNDNWGKVDVLINNAGALLNKPFKESTADDFREIYEVNIIGVAEITRRLLPFMDTEGHVLNISSMGGIQGSMKFPGLAAYSSSKAAVLTLTELLAEEFKEDGPSFNAMALGAVQTEMLEEAFPGYKAPVSAREMAEYIVNFSLTGQKLYNGKILQVSNSTP, via the coding sequence ATGAAGAATATTGTAATAACAGGTACGAGCAGAGGAATTGGATTTGAAATGGTAGATGTATTTGCAGGTATGGGGTTTAATGTGCTTGCGCTTTCCAGAAATGAAACACCTGTTTTGAAAAAGGCATTAAAGAATGTTAAGGCTCTAAGTTTTGATATTACAAATGATAAAAGTATCGAAGAAGCTGTTAGCTATGTTAATGATAACTGGGGCAAAGTCGATGTATTGATCAATAATGCAGGCGCCTTGCTCAATAAGCCCTTCAAGGAGTCTACCGCAGATGATTTTAGAGAGATCTATGAGGTTAATATTATTGGAGTAGCCGAAATTACAAGAAGATTGCTCCCTTTTATGGATACAGAAGGACATGTGCTTAATATTAGCAGTATGGGAGGAATTCAGGGAAGTATGAAATTTCCAGGTCTTGCGGCCTATAGTTCAAGTAAAGCTGCGGTTTTAACTCTTACAGAGCTTTTAGCTGAAGAATTTAAAGAAGATGGACCATCCTTTAATGCTATGGCACTCGGGGCTGTTCAGACAGAAATGCTAGAGGAAGCATTTCCCGGTTATAAAGCACCGGTTTCGGCCAGAGAAATGGCTGAGTATATTGTGAATTTCAGCTTAACCGGACAAAAATTATATAATGGAAAGATACTTCAGGTGTCCAATTCCACTCCGTAG
- a CDS encoding ABC transporter ATP-binding protein, whose amino-acid sequence MIEVKNLHKAFNDQKVLNGIEYVFERGKTNLIIGESGSGKSVFLKCMLGLFKPDQGTIEYDGKPFSTFSDVEQRELRKEIGMLFQGGALFDSMTVEENVMFPLKMFTRQKRSEMLNRVHEVLKRVNLEGNENKMPSEISGGMQKRVAIARAIVNKPKYLFCDEPNSGLDPKTATVIDNLIQDLTHENDITTVIITHDMNSVLEIGERIAFLKDGVLAWKGTKKEIFQTEDEAVTNFVYSSNLFQKVREAQLKGL is encoded by the coding sequence ATGATAGAAGTAAAGAACCTACATAAGGCATTCAACGATCAGAAAGTATTAAACGGAATAGAATACGTATTTGAGAGAGGTAAAACCAATTTAATAATCGGTGAATCTGGCTCAGGGAAAAGTGTATTTCTAAAATGTATGCTTGGTCTGTTTAAACCAGATCAGGGCACGATAGAATATGACGGAAAACCTTTTTCAACATTCTCTGATGTTGAACAGCGAGAGCTTAGAAAGGAAATTGGAATGCTGTTTCAAGGTGGAGCCTTGTTCGACTCCATGACAGTGGAGGAAAACGTAATGTTCCCGCTTAAGATGTTTACCCGTCAGAAAAGAAGCGAAATGCTCAACAGAGTTCATGAAGTACTTAAAAGAGTGAATCTGGAAGGTAACGAAAACAAGATGCCATCAGAGATCAGTGGTGGAATGCAAAAACGTGTAGCCATTGCAAGAGCAATCGTTAACAAACCGAAATATCTTTTTTGCGATGAACCAAACTCAGGTTTGGATCCAAAAACTGCTACTGTGATAGATAACCTCATTCAGGATCTAACTCATGAGAACGATATCACCACAGTGATAATTACTCACGACATGAATTCTGTATTGGAAATTGGTGAGCGCATCGCATTTCTTAAGGACGGAGTCCTTGCCTGGAAGGGGACCAAAAAAGAGATTTTTCAAACCGAAGATGAGGCGGTTACCAACTTCGTGTATTCTTCTAATCTATTTCAAAAGGTACGCGAAGCCCAATTAAAAGGTCTGTAA
- a CDS encoding mannose-1-phosphate guanylyltransferase encodes MTGTKKDNYYAILMAGGVGSRFWPSSKSSRPKQFIDILGIGETLFQTTFKRLSSLIPAENIYILTNKKYVEVIKEQMPQIKDEQIVPEPEMRNTAPSILLGALKIHKANPNAVCIVAPSDHWIKEENKFIDSLQMAFDSAEKNDRIVTLGIEPTNPNTGYGYIKYDKEEKGEIKKVDDFTEKPDLKKAKQFLEAGNYAWNAGIFIFNTRHIISSFEKHLPEMFRLFDKGDKYWNTDKESQFLEENYFKAENVSMDYGIMEKSSEVYVIPVDFKWNDLGTWSSVQYELPSDENGNTAINAQLLLEDSANNIIASNSHKLVVLKGLSDYIVVEDDDVLMIVPKSDEQEIKQLRQKAMDEFGQDLG; translated from the coding sequence ATGACGGGTACTAAGAAAGATAATTATTATGCCATACTTATGGCGGGTGGAGTTGGATCGCGATTCTGGCCATCAAGTAAAAGTTCCAGGCCTAAACAATTCATCGATATACTGGGAATAGGTGAGACGCTTTTTCAAACTACATTTAAAAGACTTTCAAGTCTTATTCCTGCTGAAAATATTTATATACTAACAAATAAAAAGTATGTAGAGGTTATAAAAGAGCAAATGCCTCAAATAAAGGATGAACAGATTGTTCCTGAACCGGAAATGCGCAATACGGCTCCAAGTATACTTCTAGGTGCTCTGAAAATACATAAAGCTAATCCTAATGCTGTTTGTATCGTGGCACCAAGTGATCATTGGATCAAGGAGGAAAATAAGTTTATAGATTCCCTTCAAATGGCTTTTGACAGTGCCGAAAAGAATGATCGTATAGTCACTCTGGGAATAGAGCCCACGAATCCAAATACCGGATATGGGTATATTAAATACGATAAAGAGGAGAAAGGTGAAATAAAGAAGGTAGATGATTTCACAGAAAAACCTGATCTTAAAAAAGCGAAACAATTTCTTGAAGCTGGTAACTACGCATGGAATGCCGGAATTTTTATATTTAATACCCGGCATATAATTTCAAGTTTTGAAAAGCATCTTCCCGAAATGTTCAGACTTTTTGATAAAGGTGATAAATACTGGAATACGGATAAAGAATCTCAATTCTTGGAAGAGAATTATTTTAAAGCGGAAAATGTCTCTATGGATTACGGAATCATGGAGAAATCCTCGGAGGTATATGTGATCCCGGTAGATTTTAAATGGAATGATCTTGGAACCTGGTCTTCGGTTCAATATGAGCTTCCTTCAGATGAAAATGGTAATACCGCGATAAATGCGCAATTGTTATTAGAAGATTCTGCGAATAATATTATAGCTTCAAATTCACATAAGCTCGTAGTGCTTAAAGGACTTAGTGATTACATTGTAGTTGAAGATGATGATGTGCTAATGATCGTTCCTAAATCTGATGAACAGGAAATAAAGCAACTAAGACAAAAGGCAATGGACGAATTTGGGCAAGATTTAGGTTAA